The nucleotide sequence TGGGCCGACCCCACCGCCCAGCCGGTCGCGTACCTGCCGCACGAGTACTCGTACGACGGCACCACCGTCCCCGTGGTCGAGGAGCAGGACAACTGGGTCAAGGTGCTGCTCACCGGGCGCCAGGCTGTGCCGTCGCAGGGCAACGCCGCGCAGACCACCGGATGGATGCGCAAGACCGACGTCGATCTCGCGCCGAGCGATACCAGCGTCGTCGTGAGCATCTCGGGCCGCACGATCGACATCGTCCGCGCCGGCGTGCCGGAGCGCATCGCGGCCGACTTCGGCTGGGGTGCCGATCGCACCCCGACACCGCTCGGCCGCACGTTCATCATGACCACCCGTGTCGTGCCCGAGTACGCCTACACCCGCGGTCATCCCATCGTGTACCTGTCGGTGCAGTCGCCCGCCCTCGACGGCTTCGGGGGTGCGGATGTCGCGGTCACGGCCTTCCACTACCACGACGATCGCTCGGGCGCGATCTCGAACGGATGCCTCCGCGTCGACCCGTC is from Microbacterium sp. LWH3-1.2 and encodes:
- a CDS encoding L,D-transpeptidase, whose product is MGDAETDGPAAHEPAVPQGDERVPARRRLWVWALVALAAIVLAAGVGAALLLRPPPADPAPTPTSTATAAAVPTPTPTPTPTPTPTGFAANTASYDVSALPQINVFAVIPALPVDDAAFATPLALRAAAKGTGAPVWADPTAQPVAYLPHEYSYDGTTVPVVEEQDNWVKVLLTGRQAVPSQGNAAQTTGWMRKTDVDLAPSDTSVVVSISGRTIDIVRAGVPERIAADFGWGADRTPTPLGRTFIMTTRVVPEYAYTRGHPIVYLSVQSPALDGFGGADVAVTAFHYHDDRSGAISNGCLRVDPSAITKLSELPLGTPVIVNP